A window of Castanea sativa cultivar Marrone di Chiusa Pesio chromosome 1, ASM4071231v1 contains these coding sequences:
- the LOC142643268 gene encoding uncharacterized protein LOC142643268, with product MLRYEVQLRFPATNNEAEYEGILTRLRLGKALGAKNLHIQSDSKLVIGQIKEEYEANEEKMQKYLKLMKHLTWEFDKLEFAQIPRGQNMTADEITKMASSEEGSTRMEFDMEIQKRPNIKEVLAFAVHSINSWMTPIVSFLQDGNLPQDAKETKKIEKRAARFTILNDILYKRGFSMPYLKCVDEEEAKYILEEIHEGICGDHAGPRSVVSKVIRTSYFWPTM from the coding sequence ATGCTTAGATACGAAGTTCAATTGAGGTTTCCagctaccaacaacgaggccgagtacgaaggaATACTGACGAGGCTGAGACTCGGGAAGGCACTCGGGGCTAAGAACCTACATATCCAAAGTGACTCGAAGTTAGTAATAGGGCAGATCAAAGAAGAGTATGAAGCAAATGAGGAAAAAATGCAGAAATACCTCAAGCTGATGAAACATCTAACCTGGGAATTTGATAAATTAGAGTTCGCACAGATCCCAAGAGGCCAGAACATGACAGCAGACGAGATCACAAAAATGGCCTCGTCAGAGGAAGGGTCAACAAGAATGGAGTTCGACATGGAGATTCAGAAACGTCCCAACATCAAAGAAGTTCTAGCATTTGCAGTCCATAGCATAAACAGCTGGATGACGCCAATCGTGTCATTTCTCCAAGATGGGAACCTCCCTCAGGACGCCAAGGAGACCAAGAAGATCGAGAAGAGAGCAGCTAGATTTACGATCCTAAATGACATCTTATACAAGAGAGGCTTCTCCATGCCTTACTTGAAGTGTGTCGATGAAGAAGAAGCTAAGTACATCCTGGAAGAAATccacgaaggaatttgtggggACCATGCTGGCCCCAGGTCCGTAGTAAGTAAGGTCATTCGAACAAGTTATTTCTGGCCAACTATGTAG